In Streptomyces sp. P3, one DNA window encodes the following:
- a CDS encoding response regulator transcription factor produces MPPTVLLAEDDRAIRNALERALALEGYRVTAVADGVEALAQAHRNPPDVLVLDVMMPGIDGLQVCRVLRAEGDRTPVLMLTALVETADRIAGLDAGADDYVVKPFDVEEVFARLRALLRRTGADAVVPVPDAPRPTPERHVEAAGLRMDPQARRAWRGGRELELTRTEFELLELLVRNAGIVLDHSTIYDRIWGYDFGPGSKNLAVYVGYLRRKLDQPGAPQLIHTVRGVGYVLRED; encoded by the coding sequence GTGCCTCCCACCGTGCTGCTCGCCGAAGACGACCGTGCCATCCGCAACGCCCTGGAACGCGCCCTGGCCCTGGAGGGCTACCGGGTCACCGCGGTCGCCGACGGCGTCGAGGCGCTGGCGCAGGCCCACAGGAACCCGCCGGACGTGCTCGTCCTCGACGTGATGATGCCCGGGATCGACGGACTCCAGGTCTGCCGGGTGCTGCGCGCCGAGGGCGACCGCACACCCGTCCTGATGCTGACCGCGCTGGTGGAGACCGCCGACCGGATCGCCGGACTGGACGCGGGCGCCGACGACTACGTCGTCAAGCCGTTCGACGTCGAGGAGGTCTTCGCCCGGCTGCGGGCGCTGCTGCGCCGGACCGGCGCCGACGCCGTCGTGCCCGTCCCCGACGCTCCCAGGCCGACGCCGGAGCGCCACGTGGAGGCGGCCGGGCTGCGCATGGACCCGCAGGCGCGGCGGGCCTGGCGGGGCGGACGGGAGCTGGAGCTCACCCGCACCGAGTTCGAGCTGCTGGAACTGCTGGTGCGCAACGCCGGGATCGTCCTGGACCACTCCACGATCTACGACCGCATCTGGGGCTACGACTTCGGCCCCGGTTCCAAGAACCTCGCCGTCTACGTCGGCTACCTGCGCCGCAAGCTCGACCAGCCCGGCGCGCCGCAGCTGATCCACACCGTGCGCGGCGTGGGTTACGTGCTGCGCGAGGACTGA
- a CDS encoding FMN reductase yields the protein MRLVVVSAGLSVPSSTRLLADRLAGAVQRHASVDVEVVELRDLAVEIAHNLTNGFPGRRLAAALEAVTAADGLIVVTPVFSASYSGLFKSFFDVLDPDAMAGKPVLVAATGGSARHSLVLEHALRPLFSYLRAVVVPTAVYAASEDWGAQGLPERIDRAAGELTALMTGLSALSPSSRPAKADSDEVTVVPFADRLAALAAR from the coding sequence ATGAGGCTCGTCGTGGTCTCGGCGGGGCTGAGCGTCCCGTCGTCCACCCGGCTGCTGGCCGACCGGCTCGCCGGGGCGGTGCAACGGCACGCGTCCGTCGACGTCGAGGTCGTGGAGCTGCGCGACCTGGCCGTCGAGATCGCCCACAACCTCACCAACGGCTTCCCCGGACGGCGGCTCGCGGCCGCGCTGGAGGCGGTGACGGCGGCGGACGGACTGATCGTCGTCACTCCGGTGTTCTCCGCGTCCTACAGCGGCCTGTTCAAGTCCTTCTTCGACGTGCTCGACCCGGACGCGATGGCCGGCAAGCCGGTGCTGGTCGCCGCCACCGGCGGCTCCGCGCGCCACTCGCTGGTGCTGGAGCACGCTCTGCGGCCGCTCTTCTCCTACCTGCGCGCCGTCGTCGTCCCGACGGCCGTCTACGCGGCCTCGGAGGACTGGGGCGCGCAGGGTCTGCCGGAGCGGATCGACCGCGCGGCGGGCGAGCTGACCGCGCTGATGACGGGCCTGTCGGCGCTGTCGCCGTCGTCCCGGCCGGCGAAGGCCGACAGCGACGAGGTCACGGTGGTGCCCTTCGCCGACCGGCTGGCGGCACTCGCCGCCCGGTGA
- a CDS encoding LLM class flavin-dependent oxidoreductase translates to MQFGIFSVGDVTPDPTTGRTPTERERIKAMVAIALKAEEVGLDVFATGEHHNPPFVPSSPTTMLGYIAARTEKLVLSTSTTLITTNDPVKIAEDFAMLQHLADGRVDLMMGRGNTGPVYPWFGQDIREGINLAIENYALLRRLWREDVVDWEGKFRTALQGFTSTPRPLDDVPPFVWHGSIRSPEIAEQAAFYGDGFFHNNIFWPADHTRRMVELYRARYAHYGHGTPEQAIVGLGGQVFMRRNSQDAVREFRPYFDNAPVYGHGPSLEDFTDQTPLTVGTPEQVIEKTLKFREYAGDYQRQLFLLDHAGLPLKTVLEQLDLLGEEVVPVLRKEFAEGRPADVPDAPTHGSLLARKQDDGADGGKAEKEVVA, encoded by the coding sequence ATGCAGTTCGGGATCTTCAGCGTCGGCGATGTCACGCCGGACCCCACCACGGGCCGTACGCCGACCGAGCGCGAGCGGATCAAGGCCATGGTGGCGATCGCGCTGAAGGCGGAGGAGGTCGGCCTCGACGTCTTCGCGACCGGCGAGCACCACAACCCGCCGTTCGTGCCCTCGTCCCCGACCACCATGCTCGGCTACATCGCCGCGCGGACGGAGAAGCTGGTCCTCTCCACCTCCACCACCCTCATCACCACGAACGACCCGGTGAAGATCGCCGAGGACTTCGCGATGCTCCAGCACCTGGCCGACGGGCGCGTGGACCTGATGATGGGGCGCGGCAACACCGGCCCGGTCTACCCCTGGTTCGGGCAGGACATCCGCGAGGGCATCAACCTCGCCATCGAGAACTACGCCCTGCTGCGCAGGCTGTGGCGCGAGGACGTCGTCGACTGGGAGGGGAAGTTCCGCACCGCGCTGCAGGGCTTCACCTCCACACCCCGCCCGCTGGACGACGTGCCGCCGTTCGTCTGGCACGGCTCCATCCGCTCGCCCGAGATCGCCGAGCAGGCCGCGTTCTACGGAGACGGCTTCTTCCACAACAACATCTTCTGGCCCGCCGACCACACCCGGCGGATGGTCGAGCTCTACCGCGCCCGGTACGCGCACTACGGGCACGGCACGCCCGAGCAGGCCATCGTCGGCCTGGGCGGCCAGGTGTTCATGCGGAGGAACTCGCAGGACGCGGTGCGCGAGTTCCGGCCGTACTTCGACAACGCCCCGGTCTACGGGCACGGGCCGTCCCTGGAGGACTTCACCGACCAGACCCCGCTCACCGTCGGCACGCCCGAGCAGGTCATCGAGAAGACCCTGAAGTTCCGCGAGTACGCGGGCGACTACCAGCGTCAGCTGTTCCTCCTGGATCACGCCGGGCTGCCGCTGAAGACGGTGCTGGAGCAGCTCGACCTGCTCGGCGAGGAGGTCGTGCCGGTGCTGCGCAAGGAGTTCGCCGAGGGCCGTCCGGCCGACGTGCCGGACGCGCCGACCCACGGGTCGCTGCTCGCGCGGAAGCAGGACGACGGGGCCGACGGGGGCAAGGCGGAGAAGGAGGTCGTGGCATGA
- a CDS encoding TIGR03086 family metal-binding protein produces MDIDDSGSGDDSGIDRGFGSGDGIGSGDGRGSAYGIGDLLGRARERVGPVLRGIPDAALADPTPCAEYDVKALVNHVFQVVVQFQRLAAKEASDFGEAPDRVGAGPDWRARLVAETDLLVAAWSAPGAEEGTTGAMDMPARLVGSMALLDLTVHVWDLARATGQEFPEADEAVVAELAGAVAVLEPTARRMGVFGEAVAAAEGASPFERLLARTGRDPHWKG; encoded by the coding sequence ATGGACATCGACGACAGCGGCAGTGGCGACGACAGCGGCATCGACCGCGGGTTCGGCAGCGGTGACGGTATCGGCTCCGGTGACGGCCGGGGGAGCGCGTACGGTATCGGCGACCTGCTCGGCAGGGCGCGCGAGCGGGTCGGGCCGGTGCTGCGGGGCATCCCGGACGCGGCGCTGGCCGACCCCACGCCCTGTGCGGAGTACGACGTGAAGGCCCTGGTCAACCATGTGTTCCAGGTGGTCGTCCAGTTCCAGCGGCTGGCGGCGAAGGAGGCGTCCGACTTCGGGGAGGCCCCCGACCGGGTTGGTGCGGGGCCGGACTGGCGCGCGCGGCTGGTGGCGGAGACGGACCTGCTGGTGGCGGCCTGGTCCGCGCCGGGCGCCGAGGAGGGCACCACGGGCGCGATGGACATGCCGGCGCGGCTGGTCGGCTCGATGGCGCTGCTGGATCTGACCGTGCACGTGTGGGATCTGGCGCGGGCCACCGGCCAGGAGTTCCCGGAGGCCGACGAGGCGGTGGTGGCGGAGCTGGCCGGGGCGGTCGCCGTGCTGGAGCCGACGGCCCGGCGGATGGGGGTGTTCGGCGAGGCGGTGGCGGCGGCCGAGGGCGCGTCGCCGTTCGAACGGCTGCTCGCGCGGACCGGCCGCGACCCGCACTGGAAGGGGTGA
- a CDS encoding helix-turn-helix domain-containing protein encodes MAAPRRDTRGIVDPAGLLARVRFRRHRPAEPLRRHVETYWLIDWDLPEPYASHIVPHPSVNLTFQWEEADGPAYGELTGVARGLYTRRLTGRGRVCGVKFRPGGFRPYAPAEPVTHWTGRVLPARDVFPRAGGDTPRTVTGPADDLDRVAALDAFLLSLDPEPDPRADQAMDLVERIRADRTVRRVADLAHAEGLSVRALQRLFAAYVGVSPKWAILRHRLHEALELAGTRQDLDWAGLAADLGYADQAHLARDFTTTVGLPPAAYAQAARTP; translated from the coding sequence ATGGCCGCCCCCCGCCGCGACACCCGCGGGATCGTCGACCCGGCCGGGCTGCTGGCCCGCGTGCGGTTCCGCCGCCACCGGCCCGCCGAGCCGCTGCGCCGTCACGTCGAGACGTACTGGCTGATCGACTGGGACCTGCCCGAGCCGTACGCCTCCCACATCGTCCCGCACCCGTCCGTCAACCTCACCTTCCAGTGGGAGGAGGCCGACGGCCCGGCCTACGGCGAGCTGACCGGCGTCGCCCGCGGCCTCTACACCCGCAGGCTCACCGGCCGGGGACGGGTCTGCGGGGTGAAGTTCCGGCCCGGCGGCTTCCGCCCGTACGCCCCCGCGGAACCCGTCACGCACTGGACCGGCCGTGTCCTGCCCGCCCGGGACGTCTTCCCCCGGGCCGGCGGCGACACCCCCCGGACGGTGACCGGACCCGCCGACGACCTGGACCGGGTCGCCGCCCTCGACGCCTTCCTGCTCTCTCTCGACCCCGAGCCCGACCCGCGCGCCGACCAGGCCATGGACCTGGTCGAGCGGATCCGCGCCGACCGGACCGTGCGCCGTGTCGCCGACCTCGCCCACGCCGAGGGCCTCTCAGTACGGGCGCTGCAACGGCTCTTCGCCGCCTACGTCGGCGTCAGCCCGAAGTGGGCCATCCTCCGCCACCGCCTGCACGAGGCCCTGGAACTCGCCGGCACCCGGCAGGACCTCGACTGGGCCGGCCTCGCCGCCGACCTCGGCTACGCCGACCAGGCCCATCTGGCCCGCGACTTCACCACCACCGTCGGCCTCCCCCCGGCCGCCTACGCCCAGGCCGCCCGTACCCCATAG
- a CDS encoding TIGR03943 family protein, whose product MRRFAQAALLVLSGLGLLHAALFTDLYLNLVKPGMRPLLIASGAVLVALGLSAAAEAWGRRPGGGGDGGGDAHRHGHGQGQGLGPGYGRRADGGGGEDVHGHDHGHDHSRVPRVAWLLFLPVLSLLFYAPPALGSYTASREPARAVAVEEDGFDPLPATSPLPITLTDFTQRVQQDRSRAVGKRTVVMTGFVTPAPGGNGWYLTRIIVSCCAADASSVKVLVHGAAAPKADTWVNVTGTWHPGGTLGTASAAVALDARSVAKAPQPSNAYMDALPLTS is encoded by the coding sequence GTGAGGCGGTTCGCGCAAGCGGCGTTGCTGGTGCTCAGCGGCCTGGGGCTGCTGCACGCGGCGCTCTTCACCGACCTGTACCTCAACCTGGTGAAGCCGGGCATGCGGCCGCTGCTGATCGCGTCGGGAGCGGTGCTGGTGGCGCTGGGCCTGTCGGCGGCGGCGGAGGCGTGGGGACGGCGTCCGGGCGGCGGGGGGGACGGGGGCGGGGACGCGCACCGTCACGGGCACGGGCAGGGGCAGGGGCTGGGGCCTGGGTATGGGCGTCGGGCTGACGGCGGCGGGGGCGAGGACGTGCACGGGCACGATCACGGGCACGATCACTCCCGGGTGCCGCGGGTGGCGTGGCTGCTGTTCCTGCCGGTGCTGAGCCTGCTGTTCTACGCCCCGCCCGCGCTCGGTTCGTACACCGCCTCGCGTGAGCCGGCCAGGGCGGTGGCGGTGGAGGAGGACGGATTCGACCCGCTGCCCGCCACCTCGCCGCTGCCGATCACGCTGACCGACTTCACCCAGCGGGTGCAGCAGGACCGGTCGCGGGCCGTCGGGAAGCGGACCGTGGTGATGACGGGGTTCGTCACGCCGGCCCCGGGCGGGAACGGCTGGTATCTGACCCGGATCATCGTCAGCTGCTGTGCGGCGGACGCGTCGTCGGTGAAGGTACTGGTCCACGGCGCCGCCGCGCCGAAGGCGGACACCTGGGTGAACGTCACCGGGACCTGGCATCCGGGCGGGACGCTGGGCACGGCGTCGGCGGCGGTCGCGCTGGACGCCCGGAGCGTGGCGAAGGCGCCCCAGCCGTCCAACGCCTACATGGACGCCCTGCCGCTGACGTCCTGA
- a CDS encoding permease, which yields MQETDVRPLGTVADGVADAPAGRGLPRRWPLLLLGAAVVPGLLLVVVGRSLDEPAVQAWRTVCLAVTVQALPFLLLGTALSGAINAFVPASVFQRVLPKRPALAVPVAGAAGVVLPGCECASVPVANSLIGRGVTPAAAFAFLLSAPAVNPVVLTATAVAFPGRPEMVLARLVASLVTAAAMGWLWLWLGREEWLRPRTDRPAGHVPGHSRFSEFRQGFQHDFLHAGGFLVVGAMAAATFNVAVPRAVLDTFAGSPWLSVLFLAALAIVLAVCSEADAFVAASLSGFSPVARLTFMVVGPMVDLKLIALQAGTFGRAFAVRFSAATAVVAVVCSAVIGGVLL from the coding sequence ATGCAGGAGACGGACGTACGGCCCTTGGGCACGGTGGCCGACGGCGTGGCGGACGCTCCCGCGGGGCGTGGGCTGCCGCGGCGCTGGCCGCTGTTGCTGCTGGGCGCGGCGGTGGTGCCGGGTCTGCTGCTGGTGGTCGTCGGGCGGTCGCTGGACGAGCCTGCGGTGCAGGCCTGGCGGACGGTGTGCCTGGCCGTGACCGTGCAGGCGCTGCCGTTCCTGCTGTTGGGGACGGCGTTGTCGGGGGCGATCAACGCGTTCGTGCCGGCGAGTGTCTTCCAGCGGGTGCTGCCCAAGCGGCCCGCGCTGGCGGTGCCGGTGGCGGGGGCGGCGGGAGTGGTGCTGCCGGGGTGCGAGTGCGCGTCGGTGCCGGTGGCGAACAGTCTGATCGGGCGGGGGGTGACACCGGCCGCGGCGTTCGCGTTCCTGCTGTCGGCGCCGGCGGTGAACCCGGTGGTGCTGACGGCGACGGCGGTGGCGTTCCCGGGCCGCCCGGAGATGGTGCTGGCGAGGCTGGTGGCCTCGTTGGTGACGGCCGCCGCGATGGGCTGGCTGTGGCTCTGGCTGGGGCGGGAGGAGTGGCTGCGGCCGCGGACCGACCGGCCGGCGGGACATGTGCCGGGACACAGCCGGTTCTCGGAGTTCCGGCAGGGTTTCCAGCACGACTTCCTGCACGCCGGGGGCTTTCTGGTGGTGGGGGCGATGGCGGCGGCGACGTTCAACGTGGCGGTGCCGCGCGCGGTGCTGGACACGTTCGCGGGGTCGCCGTGGCTGTCGGTGCTGTTCCTGGCGGCCTTGGCGATCGTGCTGGCGGTGTGCAGTGAGGCCGACGCGTTCGTGGCGGCGTCGCTCAGCGGGTTCTCGCCGGTGGCGCGGCTGACGTTCATGGTGGTGGGGCCGATGGTCGACCTGAAGCTGATCGCGTTGCAGGCGGGGACGTTCGGGCGGGCTTTCGCGGTGCGGTTCTCGGCGGCCACGGCGGTGGTCGCGGTGGTGTGCAGCGCGGTGATCGGAGGGGTGTTGCTGTGA
- a CDS encoding SDR family NAD(P)-dependent oxidoreductase, which yields MAAAAPSTASRIAVVTGASSGIGAATARELAAAGYRVVLTARRKDRIEALAEEITRSGGSATAYQLDVTDRAAVDEFATAFRTIGVLVNNAGGALGADPVATGDPADWRTMYETNVLGTLNVTQALLPQLVASGDGTVVVVSSTAGLGTYEGGGGYVAAKHGAHVLAETLRLEIVGQPVRVIEIAPGMVKTDEFALTRFGGDQDRAAKVYQGVAEPLTASDVAETIAWAVTRPSHVNVDLLVLRPRAQASNTKVHREL from the coding sequence ATGGCCGCCGCCGCACCGTCCACCGCCTCCCGCATCGCCGTCGTCACCGGTGCGAGCAGCGGAATCGGCGCCGCGACCGCCCGGGAGCTCGCCGCGGCCGGCTACCGCGTGGTCCTGACCGCCCGCCGCAAGGACCGCATCGAGGCGCTCGCCGAGGAGATCACCCGCTCGGGCGGCTCAGCGACGGCCTACCAGCTGGACGTCACCGACCGCGCCGCCGTCGACGAGTTCGCCACCGCCTTCCGGACGATCGGTGTGCTCGTCAACAACGCCGGCGGCGCACTCGGCGCCGACCCCGTCGCCACCGGCGACCCCGCCGACTGGCGCACCATGTACGAGACGAACGTCCTCGGCACCCTGAACGTCACCCAGGCGCTCCTCCCCCAGCTCGTGGCGAGCGGCGACGGCACCGTGGTCGTGGTCTCCTCCACCGCCGGACTCGGCACGTACGAGGGCGGCGGGGGCTATGTCGCCGCCAAGCACGGCGCGCACGTCCTCGCCGAGACCCTCCGCCTGGAGATCGTCGGGCAGCCGGTCCGGGTCATCGAGATCGCCCCCGGCATGGTGAAGACCGACGAGTTCGCCCTGACCCGCTTCGGCGGCGACCAGGACAGGGCGGCCAAGGTCTACCAGGGCGTCGCCGAACCCCTCACCGCCTCCGACGTCGCCGAGACCATCGCCTGGGCGGTGACCCGCCCCAGCCACGTCAACGTCGACCTCCTCGTCCTGCGCCCCCGCGCCCAGGCCTCGAACACCAAGGTCCACCGCGAGCTGTGA
- a CDS encoding GNAT family N-acetyltransferase, producing the protein MDRHIPFETLHNFRDLGGYRTGTGHRIRPGRLFRADSLGKLTPGTRDWDRFLALGIGTVIDLRHPGEIEARGRVPRHGSFVYQNLSIEHRPYNQAALTPDLDPGPYLCARYMEVAEDGVKEIAAALRLVAEAREGVVFHCASGKDRTGQLAALVLALLGVPDETIIEDFSLTELATRALLDDWRARNDGRSPGWPAFGRAPEAAMRLFLAALRERHGSVEAYVTHALGLDAQTLSAALRDRLLEPLPTAWPEPVHRRASPEDAPVLVRLRDTAALWQLARGIRQWQPGEKTEAHFLDRMREGEVWLAHTGADLTGAYELWWDDPAAWGPRPPEAGYVHRLMTAPHTAPPGAGRRLLAHAESRITAAGRPYARLDCLSANPRLRAYYEAAGYTVVGEQRAKDGGSGSPYAVTLLEKRLG; encoded by the coding sequence GTGGACCGACACATACCGTTCGAGACGCTGCACAACTTCCGCGACCTGGGCGGATACCGCACCGGAACCGGTCACCGGATCCGCCCGGGCCGCCTGTTCCGTGCGGACTCCCTCGGCAAACTCACCCCCGGCACCCGGGACTGGGACCGCTTCCTCGCCCTGGGCATCGGCACGGTGATCGACCTGCGGCATCCCGGGGAGATCGAGGCGCGGGGCCGCGTCCCCCGGCACGGCTCCTTCGTCTACCAGAACCTCAGCATCGAACACCGCCCCTACAACCAGGCGGCGCTGACCCCGGACCTCGACCCCGGCCCCTACCTCTGCGCCCGCTACATGGAGGTCGCCGAGGACGGCGTCAAGGAGATCGCGGCGGCACTGCGCCTGGTCGCCGAGGCGCGCGAGGGCGTGGTCTTCCACTGCGCCTCCGGCAAGGACCGCACCGGCCAGCTCGCCGCCCTGGTCCTCGCCCTCCTCGGCGTCCCGGACGAGACGATCATCGAGGACTTCAGCCTGACCGAACTGGCGACCCGGGCCCTGCTGGACGACTGGCGGGCCCGCAACGACGGCCGCTCCCCGGGCTGGCCGGCCTTCGGCCGCGCCCCCGAGGCGGCGATGCGGCTGTTCCTGGCGGCGCTGCGCGAGCGCCACGGCTCGGTGGAGGCGTATGTGACGCACGCCCTGGGCCTCGACGCGCAGACGCTGTCCGCCGCCCTGCGCGACCGGCTCCTGGAACCCCTCCCCACCGCCTGGCCGGAGCCGGTCCACCGCAGAGCCTCCCCCGAGGACGCCCCTGTCCTGGTCCGCCTGCGCGACACGGCCGCCCTGTGGCAACTGGCCCGCGGCATCCGGCAATGGCAGCCGGGCGAGAAGACCGAGGCCCACTTCCTCGACCGGATGCGCGAGGGCGAGGTCTGGCTGGCGCACACCGGCGCCGACCTCACCGGGGCCTACGAACTCTGGTGGGACGACCCGGCGGCCTGGGGCCCGCGCCCGCCCGAGGCGGGATACGTCCACCGTCTGATGACGGCCCCCCACACCGCCCCGCCCGGCGCCGGCCGCAGGCTGCTGGCCCACGCCGAGTCCCGCATCACCGCCGCCGGACGCCCCTACGCCCGCCTCGACTGCCTCTCCGCCAACCCCCGCCTGCGGGCCTACTACGAGGCGGCGGGCTACACGGTCGTGGGCGAACAGCGCGCGAAGGACGGCGGCTCGGGCAGCCCGTACGCGGTGACGCTGCTGGAGAAACGCCTCGGGTGA
- a CDS encoding RtcB family protein, with protein MSYVEMPGAKVPIRMWTDPASVEEGALQQLRNVATLPWIKGLAVMPDVHYGKGATVGSVIAMSGAVCPAAVGVDIGCGMSAVRTSLTANDLPGDLSRLRSKIEQAVPVGRGMHDDPVDPGQFHGLAAGGWDDFWGRFDGVAETVRFRRERAGRQMGTLGAGNHFVELCTSEDGVVWLMLHSGSRNIGKELADHHIGVARDLPHNQGLVDRDLAVFVSDTPQMAAYRNDLYWAQEYAKYNRTIMMALLKDVVRREFKKAKPTFEQEISCHHNYVAEERYEGMDLLVTRKGAIRAGAGEYGIIPGSMGTGSYIVKGLGNDKAFNSASHGAGRRMSRTAAKRRFSTRDLEEQTRGVECRKDSGVVDEIPGAYKPIEQVIDQQRDLVQVVAKLKQFICVKG; from the coding sequence ATGTCGTACGTGGAAATGCCGGGCGCGAAAGTGCCCATCCGCATGTGGACCGACCCGGCGTCGGTCGAGGAGGGCGCGCTGCAGCAGCTGCGCAACGTGGCCACCCTGCCGTGGATCAAGGGTCTGGCGGTCATGCCGGACGTCCACTACGGCAAGGGCGCGACGGTCGGCTCGGTCATCGCCATGAGCGGGGCCGTCTGTCCGGCGGCGGTGGGGGTCGACATCGGGTGCGGGATGTCGGCGGTCAGGACGTCGTTGACGGCGAACGACCTGCCGGGGGACCTGTCCCGGCTGCGCTCGAAGATCGAGCAGGCCGTTCCGGTGGGGCGCGGGATGCACGACGACCCCGTGGATCCGGGGCAGTTCCACGGCCTGGCCGCCGGTGGCTGGGACGACTTCTGGGGCCGCTTCGACGGCGTGGCGGAGACGGTGAGGTTCCGCCGCGAACGGGCGGGCAGGCAGATGGGGACGCTGGGCGCCGGCAATCACTTCGTTGAACTTTGCACGAGTGAGGACGGGGTGGTCTGGCTCATGCTGCACTCCGGTTCCCGCAACATCGGCAAGGAACTGGCGGACCACCACATCGGCGTGGCCCGGGACCTCCCGCACAACCAGGGCCTGGTCGACCGTGATCTCGCGGTCTTCGTCTCGGACACCCCGCAGATGGCGGCCTACCGCAACGACCTCTACTGGGCGCAGGAGTACGCGAAGTACAACCGCACGATCATGATGGCGCTCCTGAAGGACGTGGTCCGCAGGGAGTTCAAGAAGGCGAAGCCGACCTTCGAGCAGGAGATCTCCTGCCACCACAACTACGTGGCGGAGGAACGCTACGAGGGCATGGACCTGCTGGTCACGCGCAAGGGCGCGATCCGGGCGGGTGCGGGCGAGTACGGGATCATCCCGGGCTCGATGGGCACGGGCTCGTACATCGTGAAGGGCCTGGGCAACGACAAGGCCTTCAACTCGGCCTCGCACGGAGCGGGTCGGCGCATGAGCCGGACCGCGGCCAAGCGCCGCTTCTCGACGAGGGACCTGGAGGAGCAGACGCGGGGCGTGGAGTGCCGCAAGGACTCCGGCGTCGTGGACGAGATTCCGGGCGCCTACAAGCCGATCGAGCAGGTCATCGACCAGCAGCGGGACCTCGTGCAGGTCGTGGCCAAGCTGAAGCAGTTCATCTGTGTGAAGGGCTGA
- a CDS encoding DUF3558 domain-containing protein gives MSEGTMQRRAQRDGQFNQREERDERARRTGGLGRLLAAAVTVPVMLIAAGCSSDSGSDDGSKDAAAATGSAADSAASAAPSVQAAAYQKLPQACAVVSKKTLTELVPKGVTSGKEGTTGDTTDRASCSWSSLANNGVKGSQFRWLNVSLLRFESDATTGDGESQAKTYYAKQVKDSQAVAGATNAKSQPVAGTGDEATLVRYDLKKTEGAFKQQTVVARVENVVVTLDYNGAGLAGDKAPSADALSASAQKAAKEAVASVRSANGVGGGGSSQGSSAGPASPSPSKSSSVSPGQGASLPSSTTPKATASKAAAAAPKATASAKS, from the coding sequence ATGAGTGAAGGAACCATGCAGCGACGAGCCCAGCGAGACGGCCAGTTCAACCAGCGCGAGGAGCGTGACGAGCGAGCGAGGCGCACAGGAGGGCTGGGCCGCCTCCTGGCAGCCGCGGTCACCGTCCCGGTCATGCTGATCGCCGCGGGCTGCTCCTCGGACTCCGGCTCGGACGACGGCTCGAAGGACGCGGCCGCCGCCACCGGTTCCGCCGCCGACTCGGCCGCGAGCGCCGCGCCCAGCGTGCAGGCCGCGGCCTACCAGAAGCTGCCTCAGGCGTGCGCGGTGGTGTCGAAGAAGACGCTGACCGAGCTGGTGCCCAAGGGGGTCACCTCCGGCAAGGAGGGGACCACCGGGGACACCACGGACCGGGCGAGCTGTTCGTGGTCGAGCCTGGCCAACAACGGGGTGAAGGGTTCGCAGTTCCGCTGGCTGAACGTGTCGCTGCTGCGTTTCGAGTCGGACGCGACGACCGGCGACGGCGAGTCGCAGGCGAAGACGTACTACGCGAAGCAGGTCAAGGACTCCCAGGCGGTGGCGGGCGCGACCAACGCGAAGTCGCAGCCGGTCGCGGGAACGGGCGACGAGGCGACGCTGGTGCGTTACGACCTGAAGAAGACCGAGGGCGCCTTCAAGCAGCAGACGGTGGTGGCGCGGGTGGAGAACGTCGTCGTCACGCTGGACTACAACGGGGCCGGCCTGGCGGGCGACAAGGCGCCGAGCGCGGACGCGCTGTCGGCGTCGGCGCAGAAGGCCGCGAAGGAGGCGGTGGCCTCGGTGCGGTCGGCCAACGGCGTGGGCGGCGGCGGGAGTTCGCAGGGTTCGTCGGCCGGTCCGGCCTCCCCGTCCCCGTCGAAGTCGTCCTCCGTCTCGCCGGGCCAGGGGGCCTCGCTGCCGTCGTCGACGACCCCGAAGGCGACGGCGTCCAAGGCGGCCGCGGCGGCTCCGAAGGCGACCGCCTCCGCGAAGAGCTGA